One segment of Streptomyces sp. DT2A-34 DNA contains the following:
- a CDS encoding Mu transposase C-terminal domain-containing protein, with protein sequence MTPTPSGEVRTISPHGHIHWRGQTYSALFALAHIGARVTVEPGPHTEEIDVHDPAAGRHLGTTRALPSPTIPVPVHPSSP encoded by the coding sequence ATGACCCCCACCCCCTCGGGCGAGGTCCGCACCATCAGCCCGCACGGGCACATCCACTGGCGAGGCCAAACCTACAGCGCCCTCTTTGCGCTCGCCCACATCGGTGCCCGCGTCACCGTCGAACCCGGCCCTCACACCGAGGAGATTGACGTCCACGACCCGGCAGCCGGCCGCCACCTCGGTACCACCCGGGCACTGCCCAGCCCCACCATCCCTGTTCCCGTCCACCCCTCTTCCCCGTAA
- a CDS encoding serine peptidase, protein MEAQSPLTGDAASGLTVVAVHGVGNSFGADVSSGMREELRAVRGAAWTRHLADGLGVAPENINLDFAYYADKLLPGVAEQGADPLDGLNDPLEQEMLTAWSAQLGVPADVVQGHLTIPLRQITTWVATRFDLAEGPLRVFIRLLFREVAAYLRAHDCPNRLAAREEVAARIARQQPRVVIAHSLGSVVAYEALHAHPELQPELFLTLGSPLALPQAVFHRLCPTPQGATPHLNGQRPPGVGRWVNVADPGDPVAVPPQLSRYFKGLSLDHTAAIAPFDFHQAKNYLRSAATAATIGPYLDL, encoded by the coding sequence ATGGAGGCTCAATCGCCCCTCACCGGCGACGCCGCGTCCGGCCTTACCGTCGTCGCCGTTCACGGAGTCGGGAACAGTTTCGGTGCAGACGTATCCAGCGGCATGAGGGAAGAGCTGAGAGCAGTGCGAGGGGCGGCCTGGACGCGTCACCTAGCGGATGGACTGGGCGTCGCTCCCGAGAACATCAACCTCGACTTCGCGTACTACGCCGACAAGCTCCTCCCCGGCGTCGCCGAGCAGGGAGCTGACCCTCTTGACGGCCTGAACGATCCGCTGGAGCAGGAGATGCTGACAGCATGGTCCGCGCAACTCGGCGTTCCCGCGGACGTCGTGCAGGGGCATCTCACGATCCCCTTGCGCCAGATCACCACCTGGGTGGCAACACGGTTCGACCTGGCCGAGGGCCCTCTCAGAGTCTTCATCCGCCTGCTGTTCCGCGAAGTAGCCGCCTATCTGCGGGCGCACGATTGCCCGAACCGTCTCGCAGCGCGCGAAGAGGTCGCCGCGCGTATCGCGCGGCAACAGCCGAGGGTCGTGATCGCGCACTCACTCGGCTCGGTCGTTGCCTACGAAGCGCTGCACGCCCATCCCGAACTGCAACCGGAACTGTTCCTCACACTGGGCTCGCCGCTGGCCCTCCCACAGGCCGTGTTCCACCGGCTGTGCCCCACCCCCCAGGGTGCAACACCGCACCTGAACGGCCAGCGCCCACCAGGCGTCGGCCGCTGGGTGAACGTCGCCGATCCCGGCGACCCTGTGGCTGTGCCCCCGCAGCTAAGCCGCTACTTCAAGGGGCTCTCCCTGGATCACACGGCCGCCATCGCACCCTTCGACTTCCACCAGGCCAAGAACTACCTCCGATCCGCCGCCACCGCGGCCACGATCGGCCCATACCTTGATCTGTGA
- a CDS encoding ATP-binding protein — MNTTALSRRATRTTPVATAHGTVRFARHHLGLTGARTVHTSQITATATALEATVTEQGMMCLAAPAGAGKTFTLHTVLDQHPAWHAIRLLPQPQARPGDLRHSLHHALGLPGQPPKDPGTSDDLIRHALHHPPRLLAIDEAHQLSASCLEYLRYLYDDPHTHIAMVLAAGSHRLRALRTTAMLASRVTRWHDLDPLDATQITTVIPAFHPHWKNTDPALLLHLDQMWAHGNFRRWAALTHRTTTRPARTDPDALLRHLTPRPETS; from the coding sequence GTGAACACCACCGCCCTCTCCCGCCGGGCCACCCGCACCACCCCGGTCGCCACCGCCCACGGAACCGTCCGCTTCGCCCGCCACCACCTCGGCCTCACCGGCGCCCGAACCGTCCACACCTCCCAGATCACCGCCACTGCCACCGCCCTTGAGGCCACCGTCACCGAGCAGGGCATGATGTGCCTGGCCGCCCCCGCAGGGGCAGGCAAGACATTCACCCTGCACACGGTGCTCGACCAGCACCCCGCCTGGCACGCCATCCGTCTCCTGCCCCAGCCCCAGGCCCGCCCAGGCGACCTCCGCCACAGCCTCCACCACGCCCTGGGCCTGCCCGGACAGCCCCCCAAGGACCCCGGCACCAGCGACGACCTCATCCGCCACGCCCTCCACCACCCGCCCCGGCTGCTGGCCATCGACGAAGCCCACCAACTCTCCGCCTCCTGCCTGGAATACCTCCGCTACCTCTACGACGACCCCCACACCCACATCGCCATGGTGCTGGCCGCCGGCAGCCACCGCCTGCGCGCCCTGCGCACCACGGCCATGCTCGCCTCACGCGTGACTCGCTGGCACGACCTCGATCCCCTCGATGCCACCCAGATCACCACCGTCATCCCTGCCTTCCACCCGCACTGGAAGAACACCGACCCCGCCCTGCTCCTGCACCTCGACCAGATGTGGGCCCACGGCAACTTCCGCCGCTGGGCAGCCCTCACTCACCGCACCACCACCCGACCCGCCCGCACCGACCCCGACGCACTCCTGCGCCACCTCACTCCACGCCCGGAGACGTCATGA
- a CDS encoding endonuclease/exonuclease/phosphatase family protein, with translation MPSEADILAPPQRVAERVARWETFLDGVVPAKKDGVGANLLISTWNLRAFSDLTKAWTTPDGASPKRNFTDVHLIASVIRRFDVVAVQETRGNLRALRYLLKVLGDDWAFILTDVTLGKEGNGERLAFLFDTRRVKPSGLACELVVPIEQDAGVSAGELERQFARTPYAVSFLSQGQTFTLVTLHVLFGESAAGRVPELKAIAKWLATWAEREFGWDHNLIALGDFNIDRAGDPLFEAFTSTGLVPAPQLTGLARTIFDDPGAEHFYDQIAWFTKGQKHRPVLTLEATVGGHINFVPDLKGERTLTELSWHISDHYPLWVEFAIPGP, from the coding sequence GTGCCGTCCGAAGCCGACATTCTGGCGCCGCCGCAACGGGTGGCTGAACGCGTGGCCCGCTGGGAGACATTCCTCGACGGGGTGGTGCCGGCGAAGAAAGACGGCGTCGGCGCCAACCTCCTGATCTCGACGTGGAACCTGCGCGCCTTCTCCGACCTGACCAAGGCCTGGACCACCCCGGACGGCGCCTCGCCGAAGCGGAACTTCACCGACGTCCACCTGATCGCGTCGGTGATCCGCCGCTTCGACGTGGTCGCGGTGCAGGAGACGCGCGGGAACCTGCGCGCCCTGCGCTACCTTCTCAAAGTCCTCGGAGACGACTGGGCGTTCATCCTCACCGACGTCACCCTCGGCAAGGAGGGCAACGGGGAGCGGCTGGCGTTCCTGTTCGACACCCGACGGGTGAAGCCGTCCGGCCTGGCCTGCGAGCTGGTCGTCCCGATCGAGCAGGACGCGGGCGTGAGCGCCGGGGAACTGGAGCGGCAGTTCGCCCGCACTCCGTACGCCGTCAGTTTCCTCTCCCAGGGCCAGACCTTCACCCTGGTCACCCTGCACGTCCTGTTCGGGGAGAGCGCCGCCGGCCGGGTCCCGGAACTGAAGGCCATCGCGAAGTGGCTGGCCACGTGGGCGGAGCGGGAGTTCGGCTGGGACCACAACCTCATCGCGCTGGGCGACTTCAACATCGACCGCGCCGGAGACCCGCTGTTCGAGGCATTCACCTCCACCGGCCTGGTCCCCGCACCCCAACTGACCGGACTGGCACGCACGATCTTCGACGACCCCGGCGCGGAGCACTTCTACGACCAGATCGCCTGGTTCACCAAGGGACAGAAACACCGCCCCGTGCTGACCCTGGAAGCCACCGTCGGCGGCCACATCAACTTCGTGCCCGACCTGAAGGGAGAACGCACCCTGACGGAGCTGTCCTGGCACATCTCCGACCACTACCCGCTCTGGGTGGAATTCGCGATCCCCGGACCGTGA
- a CDS encoding ATP-binding protein has protein sequence MTATPADDSCQEPDFYLDLPDARIVATEALLEAGENIADTIDARAMSCIYGDAGLGKTFSVRAALKEVAPDLVLLLQFRARPTPRDIRMELFDVLHLEGKPPAHPSEFDRLLKRALARRPYILVCDEAQQFSRECFEFVRHLYDTGKGKSRPAVLFVGGEECYKTLYNEPALASRIYIWQEFTPMEPAEVAKNIPLFHPVWANVSPELINFIDLEAGGGTFRMWSKVTHHVLEGMKRRGLSEVDETLARWAIRRSRPARPVRRDDDR, from the coding sequence ATGACCGCCACCCCCGCCGACGACAGCTGCCAAGAACCCGACTTCTACCTCGACCTGCCCGACGCCCGAATCGTGGCCACAGAAGCCCTCCTGGAGGCCGGCGAGAACATCGCCGACACCATCGACGCCCGCGCCATGTCCTGCATCTACGGCGACGCCGGACTGGGCAAGACCTTCTCCGTGCGGGCCGCACTGAAGGAAGTCGCCCCCGACCTCGTCCTGCTCCTGCAGTTCAGGGCCCGCCCCACCCCGCGCGACATCCGCATGGAACTCTTCGACGTCCTGCACCTGGAAGGCAAGCCTCCCGCCCACCCCAGCGAGTTCGACCGGCTCCTCAAGCGCGCCCTGGCCCGCCGCCCCTACATCCTGGTCTGCGACGAAGCCCAGCAGTTCAGCCGCGAATGCTTCGAGTTCGTCAGGCACCTGTACGACACCGGCAAGGGAAAGAGCCGCCCTGCCGTCCTCTTCGTCGGCGGCGAGGAATGCTACAAGACCCTCTACAACGAGCCCGCTCTCGCCTCCCGGATCTATATCTGGCAGGAGTTCACCCCCATGGAGCCCGCGGAGGTGGCCAAGAACATCCCCCTGTTCCACCCCGTCTGGGCCAACGTCTCACCCGAGCTGATCAACTTCATCGACCTGGAAGCCGGCGGCGGCACCTTCCGCATGTGGTCCAAGGTCACCCACCATGTGCTCGAGGGCATGAAGCGCCGCGGCCTGAGCGAAGTCGACGAGACCCTCGCGCGCTGGGCCATCCGCCGATCCCGCCCCGCCCGACCCGTCCGCCGCGACGACGACCGGTGA